Within the Banduia mediterranea genome, the region CAGCGAACAGCCTGCCAGCCGGTAGTTGCCGAGCGCCCCGCCCGCCATCCGCAGCGCGAGGATTTCCGCGTGCGCGCTCGGATCGTGCCGCGTGATCGGCGCATTGGCGCCCTGCCCCACGCACTGTCCCTGCGCATCGACGACCACCGCGCCGACCGGGACCTCCCCGGCGGCGCCGGCC harbors:
- a CDS encoding deaminase, with product MNDPRHDEHWMRAALQLAEAAGAAGEVPVGAVVVDAQGQCVGQGANAPITRHDPSAHAEILALRMAGGALGNYRLAGCSL